Proteins encoded by one window of Vitreimonas flagellata:
- a CDS encoding cyclic nucleotide-binding domain-containing protein produces the protein MRTSDVERVKGLPLFADAAPETLRVATAGAHLQRFPANTMLLLEGDPVDFLYVLLDGQVELHGTWNDRETTLAILRPVSTFILAAVVLDAEALMSARTLDRCEILMIPGDAIRTAMRLDPRFAMAVSRDLAGCYRGLVRNIKNHKLRNSTERLANYLLQLRAADNSGGVVRLHHEKRILASLLGMTPENLSRAFAALQRHGVSVHGAVVTLGNIGALEALAKPDPLIDNHAPRIGDIIADADAEIWSSEWYKTTGPGAEAAKRHG, from the coding sequence GTGCGCACAAGCGATGTCGAACGCGTAAAGGGCTTGCCGCTCTTCGCTGATGCGGCGCCGGAGACGCTGCGCGTCGCAACCGCTGGCGCGCATTTGCAGCGCTTCCCCGCCAATACGATGCTGCTGCTCGAGGGCGATCCGGTTGATTTTCTTTACGTACTGCTCGATGGCCAAGTCGAACTGCACGGCACTTGGAATGACCGCGAGACGACGTTGGCGATCTTGCGTCCGGTCTCAACCTTTATCCTTGCGGCCGTTGTGCTCGACGCTGAAGCGCTGATGTCGGCGCGCACACTTGATCGCTGCGAAATCCTCATGATCCCCGGCGATGCGATCCGCACCGCGATGCGCCTCGACCCGCGATTCGCGATGGCCGTCTCGCGCGATTTGGCGGGATGCTATCGGGGGTTGGTTCGCAACATCAAGAACCACAAGCTCCGCAACAGCACGGAGCGTCTCGCGAACTATCTGCTGCAGCTCCGCGCGGCCGACAATTCAGGCGGCGTGGTCCGTCTGCATCACGAGAAACGCATTCTTGCTTCGCTGCTTGGCATGACGCCGGAAAATCTCTCGCGCGCGTTCGCCGCGCTGCAGCGTCATGGCGTCAGCGTCCACGGCGCCGTTGTCACGCTCGGCAATATTGGCGCGCTTGAGGCCTTGGCCAAGCCTGATCCTTTGATTGACAATCACGCCCCGCGCATCGGCGACATCATTGCCGACGCCGACGCCGAGATCTGGTCGTCGGAATGGTACAAAACCACCGGCCCTGGGGCTGAGGCGGCCAAACGACATGGATAG
- a CDS encoding nitrate/nitrite transporter, with the protein MVGQDVRESAGAGGALWLSTLAFTASFAVWTIFSIIGVQIEQDLGLTETQFGLLIGTPILTGSIIRLFLGVWTDQYGGRVVFPLVMLAAALATFLLSYAQTYPQFLIAALGVGIAGGTFAVGVTYVSKFYASAKQGTALGIFGAGNVGAAVTKFLAPFVLLAMGWQAVAQIWAAGLVAIAALFFLFTKDDPELAARRAKGVKPRSMAEQFAPLKNVQVWRFSLYYFFVFGAFVALALWLPRYLVGVYHLDLKTAGMVAAAFSVPASLFRVYGGVLSDKVGARQVMYWTFLVGIATTFLLSYPPTSYVIDGIEGPIAFRLETGLVAFTVLVFVLGFFMSLGKAAVFKHIPVYYPKDMGSVGGLVGMIGGLGGFVLPIAFGVLNDLTGIWTSCFMLLFFIVSGSLLWMHFAIRQMEREAVGKQLESLPQFPEMQPIHEPAKHKPTAPGLIADWRPEDPVFWNESGRKIASRNLWLSIPSLFLSFAVWMVWSVVVAKLPLIGFDYSTDQLFWLAALPGLSGATLRIFYSFMVPVFGGRLWTTLTTWSLLAPALGIGFAVQNPETPYWIMLGLALLCGLGGGNFASSMSNIGFFFPRNEKGNALALNAGLGNLGVSAMQFLVPIAITMAVFGSFGGAGQATSAGDTLFMQNAGFIWVPFIVASAFMAWFGMNDLSTAKASFAEQSVIFTRKQNWIMCWLYTGTFGSFIGFSAAFPLLTSTQFPEVNVLQIAFLGPLVGALSRSFTGWVADRFGGARVTLAVFALMMLGTIGVIYFLGAKDQPGAFTGFFACFMLLFFASGVGNASTFQMIPAIMRKEIARLSPQTPAPDQLKQAEKESAAITGFTSAIAAYGAFFIPKSFGFSIAETGSASAALVGFLIFYVSCLAITWFVYARPGGLLFDVENKRGAPSDAAKAAS; encoded by the coding sequence ATGGTGGGACAAGACGTAAGAGAAAGCGCGGGCGCTGGCGGGGCCTTGTGGCTGAGCACGCTCGCTTTCACCGCCAGCTTTGCAGTATGGACAATCTTCTCGATTATCGGCGTGCAGATCGAGCAAGATCTCGGACTTACCGAAACGCAGTTCGGACTACTGATCGGTACGCCCATTCTGACGGGCTCGATCATTCGGCTATTTCTGGGTGTCTGGACTGATCAATATGGCGGCCGGGTCGTCTTTCCGCTGGTGATGCTCGCTGCGGCGCTCGCCACCTTTCTGCTCTCCTACGCTCAAACCTACCCACAATTCCTGATCGCCGCGCTTGGCGTGGGCATCGCGGGCGGCACGTTCGCGGTAGGCGTAACGTACGTTTCGAAGTTTTATGCATCGGCCAAGCAAGGGACGGCGCTTGGCATCTTCGGCGCCGGCAATGTCGGCGCTGCGGTCACGAAATTTCTCGCACCGTTCGTGTTGCTGGCCATGGGCTGGCAGGCTGTGGCCCAGATTTGGGCCGCTGGGCTTGTTGCGATCGCCGCGCTCTTCTTCTTGTTTACGAAGGACGATCCCGAACTTGCCGCACGCCGCGCCAAGGGCGTGAAGCCGCGCAGCATGGCCGAGCAATTCGCACCGCTGAAAAACGTCCAGGTCTGGCGCTTCTCGCTCTATTATTTCTTTGTGTTCGGCGCGTTCGTTGCGTTGGCCCTGTGGCTGCCGCGCTATCTCGTTGGCGTTTATCACCTTGACCTAAAGACAGCCGGCATGGTCGCGGCGGCATTCTCCGTGCCGGCTTCGCTCTTCCGTGTTTATGGCGGCGTGCTTTCAGACAAAGTCGGCGCGCGGCAGGTCATGTATTGGACCTTTCTGGTTGGAATCGCGACGACGTTTCTGCTTTCCTATCCGCCCACGAGCTATGTCATCGACGGCATCGAGGGGCCAATCGCCTTCAGACTCGAGACCGGCCTCGTTGCGTTCACGGTGCTGGTGTTTGTGCTCGGTTTCTTCATGAGCCTGGGCAAGGCCGCGGTCTTCAAACACATTCCGGTCTATTATCCGAAAGACATGGGCTCGGTCGGCGGTCTGGTCGGCATGATCGGCGGGCTTGGCGGCTTTGTTCTGCCGATCGCGTTCGGTGTGCTGAATGATCTTACCGGTATCTGGACCAGTTGCTTCATGCTGCTGTTCTTTATCGTGTCGGGTTCGCTGCTCTGGATGCACTTTGCGATCCGTCAGATGGAGCGCGAGGCGGTCGGCAAGCAACTCGAGAGTCTGCCGCAATTCCCGGAAATGCAGCCGATCCACGAGCCGGCCAAGCACAAGCCGACGGCGCCGGGTCTCATCGCCGACTGGCGTCCCGAGGATCCGGTGTTCTGGAACGAGAGCGGGCGCAAGATCGCCAGCCGCAATCTCTGGCTCTCGATCCCGTCGCTGTTCTTGTCGTTCGCCGTGTGGATGGTGTGGTCCGTGGTTGTGGCGAAGCTGCCATTGATTGGCTTCGATTACTCAACCGATCAACTCTTCTGGCTCGCCGCGCTGCCCGGCCTTTCGGGCGCGACGCTGCGCATTTTCTATTCCTTTATGGTGCCAGTGTTCGGCGGTCGCCTGTGGACGACGTTGACAACTTGGTCCTTGCTGGCGCCGGCGCTTGGCATCGGCTTTGCCGTGCAAAACCCGGAAACGCCGTACTGGATCATGCTGGGCCTCGCGCTCCTGTGCGGCCTGGGTGGTGGGAATTTCGCAAGCTCGATGTCAAACATCGGCTTCTTCTTCCCCCGCAATGAAAAGGGCAATGCGCTCGCGCTAAATGCCGGTCTCGGCAATCTAGGCGTCAGTGCGATGCAATTCTTGGTGCCGATCGCCATTACCATGGCTGTGTTCGGCAGCTTTGGCGGGGCGGGCCAGGCGACCAGCGCCGGCGACACTTTGTTCATGCAGAACGCCGGCTTCATCTGGGTCCCGTTCATTGTCGCGTCGGCCTTCATGGCGTGGTTCGGCATGAACGATCTCTCGACCGCGAAGGCGTCATTCGCCGAGCAATCGGTAATTTTCACACGCAAGCAGAACTGGATCATGTGCTGGCTCTACACGGGCACATTCGGTTCGTTCATCGGCTTCTCTGCCGCGTTCCCGTTGCTGACCAGCACACAATTCCCAGAGGTAAACGTGTTGCAGATCGCCTTCCTCGGCCCGCTGGTTGGCGCGCTTTCGCGCTCGTTCACGGGTTGGGTCGCTGATCGCTTCGGCGGGGCGCGCGTCACGCTTGCAGTGTTCGCGCTGATGATGCTGGGCACGATCGGTGTGATCTATTTCCTGGGCGCGAAGGATCAGCCTGGCGCCTTCACCGGTTTCTTCGCCTGTTTCATGCTGCTGTTCTTCGCCAGTGGCGTGGGCAATGCGTCGACCTTCCAGATGATCCCCGCGATCATGCGCAAGGAGATCGCGCGTCTGTCACCCCAAACCCCCGCGCCGGATCAATTGAAGCAAGCCGAGAAGGAATCGGCGGCGATCACAGGCTTCACTTCGGCGATCGCCGCCTATGGGGCCTTCTTTATTCCAAAGAGCTTCGGGTTCTCGATTGCGGAGACGGGCAGCGCCAGCGCCGCGCTCGTCGGCTTCCTGATTTTCTACGTGTCGTGCCTGGCCATCACTTGGTTCGTCTATGCGCGACCGGGCGGGCTCCTATTCGATGTCGAAAACAAACGCGGCGCGCCGTCCGATGCGGCGAAAGCAGCGAGCTAA
- a CDS encoding nitrate reductase subunit alpha, with amino-acid sequence MSHTLDRLAFFTRKTELYSKGHGVMNDEDRSWEEAYRRRWQHDKIVRSTHGVNCTGSCSWKIYVKGGIVTWETQQTDYPRTRPDLPNHEPRGCARGASYSWYLYSGNRVKYPLVRGRLLKLWREARKSKSPVQAWASIVEDKKKRKHYTALRGGGGLVRSTWDEVTELIGAANAYTVKKHGPDRVFGFSPIPAMSMISYAAGARYLQLLGGVCGSFYDWYCDLPPASPQTWGEQTDVPESADWYNSGFILVWGSNVPQTRTPDAHFYTEVRYKGAKSVVICPDYSEASKFADLWISVKQGTDAALAMAMGHVVLTEFHRDREVPYFKDYVRRYTDMPLLVRLVKQGDRYVPERLLRASDFADGLGQANNPDWKTVGIDESSGAPVVPTGSIGFRWGEQGKWNLEEKDANNADVKLRVGMKGAHDDVAEVLFPYFANTASNGFASTDHPDTLMRRVPVKRMTLKDGETLIASVYDLFMANYGVDQGFGGEHMPASYDDMEPYTPAWAEQVTTVPRDQIIAVARGFAANAEKTNGKSMVIIGAAMNHWYHMDMNYRGVINLLAMCGCIGQSGGGWSHYVGQEKLRPQTGWAPLAFALDWIRPPRQQNSTSFFYAHTDQWRYETLDVKEILSPTAPEGDWGQTFIDYNAKAERMGWLPSAPALKSNSLDVAKAAEKSGGDAREYVARELASKRLEMSCMDPDHPDNWPRNMFVWRSNLLGSSGKGHEYFLKHLLGTSNGVLGKDLGDTGRRKPVDVKWRDEAPEGKLDLLVTIDFRMSTTAVYSDIVLPTATWYEKNDLNTSDMHPFIHPLTAAVDPVWEAKPDWEIFKAIAKAFSDVCPEVLGVEKDVVLTPIQHDSAAELAQPFDVQDWWKGECDLVPGKTGPQISIVERDYPNLYRRFTALGPLMTKVGNGGKGIGWNTEHEVELLKHLNGEVLDGPTKGLAKIETEIDACETILMLAPETNGEVAVKSWDSLGKQTGRDHTHLALPKEDEKIRFRDVVAQPRKIISSPIWSGLESEKVCYNAGYTNVHELIPWRTLTGRQQLYQDHLWMRAFGEQLCVYKPPVDLKTVAPLHNKRSNGELEIVLNFITPHQKWGIHSTYTDNLLMLTLNRGGPVVWISEKDAQRAGIVDNDWIEVFNANGALTARAVVSQRVKEGMTLMYHAQEKIVNTPGSELTGQRGGIHNSVTRTVLKPTHMIGGYAQLAYGFNYYGTVGANRDEFVIIRKMKKVDWLEQPLAAKGSR; translated from the coding sequence ATGAGCCACACTTTAGACCGCCTGGCCTTCTTCACGCGCAAGACAGAGCTCTATTCCAAGGGTCACGGCGTCATGAACGACGAGGATCGTTCATGGGAGGAGGCGTATCGACGCCGCTGGCAGCACGACAAGATCGTGCGCTCCACGCACGGCGTGAATTGCACCGGATCGTGTTCCTGGAAGATTTACGTCAAGGGCGGCATCGTCACTTGGGAAACGCAGCAGACCGATTATCCGCGTACGCGTCCCGATCTGCCGAACCACGAACCGCGCGGCTGCGCGCGGGGCGCGTCGTATTCGTGGTATCTCTATTCGGGCAATCGGGTGAAGTACCCGCTCGTGCGCGGGCGTTTGCTGAAATTGTGGCGCGAGGCGCGCAAATCCAAATCGCCGGTGCAGGCCTGGGCTTCGATCGTCGAAGACAAAAAAAAACGCAAGCACTACACGGCGCTGCGCGGCGGCGGCGGCCTTGTGCGCTCGACATGGGATGAGGTCACTGAACTCATCGGCGCCGCGAACGCTTACACTGTGAAGAAGCACGGACCGGATCGCGTATTCGGCTTTTCGCCAATCCCAGCGATGTCAATGATCTCGTATGCCGCCGGCGCGCGCTATCTGCAGCTGCTCGGCGGCGTCTGCGGCTCGTTCTACGATTGGTATTGCGATCTGCCGCCGGCGAGCCCCCAAACCTGGGGCGAACAAACTGACGTCCCTGAATCGGCGGATTGGTACAATTCGGGATTCATCCTGGTGTGGGGCTCAAACGTCCCGCAGACGCGCACGCCCGACGCGCACTTCTATACCGAGGTGCGCTACAAGGGCGCGAAGTCCGTCGTCATTTGTCCGGACTATTCGGAAGCCTCGAAATTCGCCGATCTCTGGATTTCAGTGAAGCAAGGCACGGACGCGGCGTTGGCGATGGCGATGGGCCACGTTGTGCTCACTGAGTTCCATCGCGACCGCGAGGTGCCGTACTTCAAGGATTACGTGCGCCGCTACACCGACATGCCGCTTCTGGTGCGGCTGGTGAAACAGGGCGACCGCTACGTGCCGGAGCGCTTGCTGCGTGCGTCGGATTTCGCCGACGGCTTGGGCCAAGCCAACAATCCGGACTGGAAGACTGTTGGCATTGATGAGTCCAGCGGCGCGCCAGTCGTACCGACGGGCTCGATCGGCTTCCGTTGGGGCGAGCAGGGCAAGTGGAACCTTGAAGAGAAGGACGCCAACAACGCCGACGTCAAATTGCGGGTGGGCATGAAAGGCGCGCACGATGATGTCGCGGAGGTGCTGTTTCCGTACTTCGCCAACACGGCGTCGAACGGATTTGCTTCCACCGATCACCCCGACACCTTGATGCGCCGCGTACCGGTGAAGCGCATGACGCTGAAGGACGGTGAGACTCTGATCGCCTCTGTCTATGATCTCTTCATGGCCAATTATGGCGTTGATCAAGGCTTCGGCGGCGAGCACATGCCAGCGAGCTACGACGACATGGAACCGTACACGCCGGCTTGGGCCGAGCAGGTCACCACCGTACCGCGCGACCAAATCATCGCCGTGGCGCGCGGCTTCGCCGCCAATGCCGAAAAGACGAATGGCAAGTCGATGGTGATCATCGGTGCGGCGATGAACCATTGGTATCATATGGACATGAATTATCGCGGGGTGATCAATCTCCTCGCGATGTGCGGCTGCATCGGCCAATCCGGCGGCGGCTGGTCGCATTATGTGGGTCAGGAAAAGCTGCGCCCGCAAACGGGCTGGGCGCCGCTCGCGTTCGCGCTCGATTGGATCAGGCCGCCCCGGCAGCAGAATTCCACCAGCTTCTTCTACGCGCACACTGATCAATGGCGCTATGAGACGCTCGACGTGAAGGAAATCCTCTCGCCCACGGCGCCGGAAGGCGATTGGGGTCAGACCTTTATTGACTACAACGCCAAGGCCGAGCGCATGGGCTGGCTGCCCTCGGCGCCGGCGCTCAAGTCCAACTCGCTCGATGTGGCCAAGGCGGCGGAGAAATCCGGCGGTGACGCGCGCGAATATGTGGCGCGTGAGCTTGCCTCGAAACGGCTCGAAATGAGCTGCATGGACCCCGACCACCCCGACAATTGGCCGCGCAATATGTTCGTGTGGCGCTCCAATCTGCTGGGCTCCTCTGGCAAGGGCCATGAATATTTCTTGAAGCATCTGCTCGGCACGTCGAACGGCGTGCTTGGCAAGGATCTTGGCGACACCGGGCGCCGCAAACCCGTTGACGTGAAATGGCGCGATGAAGCGCCAGAGGGAAAGCTCGATCTCCTCGTCACCATCGATTTCCGCATGTCCACGACGGCCGTTTACAGTGACATCGTGCTGCCGACCGCGACCTGGTACGAAAAGAACGATCTCAACACGTCGGACATGCACCCCTTCATCCACCCGCTGACCGCCGCCGTGGATCCAGTATGGGAGGCAAAGCCGGATTGGGAAATCTTCAAGGCGATCGCAAAGGCGTTCTCCGATGTCTGCCCCGAAGTGCTGGGCGTCGAGAAGGATGTGGTGCTCACCCCGATCCAGCACGACAGCGCCGCCGAACTGGCGCAGCCGTTTGACGTGCAGGATTGGTGGAAAGGCGAATGCGATCTGGTCCCCGGAAAAACCGGACCACAGATCAGCATCGTCGAGCGCGACTACCCCAATCTCTATCGCCGCTTCACCGCGCTTGGCCCATTGATGACGAAGGTGGGTAATGGCGGCAAAGGCATCGGCTGGAATACCGAGCACGAGGTGGAGCTGCTGAAGCATCTCAATGGCGAGGTGCTGGATGGGCCGACCAAAGGCTTGGCGAAGATCGAAACCGAGATCGACGCTTGCGAGACCATTCTCATGCTGGCGCCGGAGACGAACGGCGAAGTCGCCGTCAAATCCTGGGATTCCCTCGGCAAGCAGACGGGTCGCGATCACACGCATCTGGCTCTGCCCAAGGAAGACGAAAAAATCCGCTTCCGCGATGTCGTCGCCCAGCCGCGCAAGATCATCTCGTCGCCGATTTGGTCAGGCCTTGAGAGCGAGAAGGTCTGCTACAACGCCGGCTACACCAACGTGCATGAGCTGATCCCGTGGCGCACGCTGACGGGTCGCCAGCAGCTCTACCAGGATCACCTCTGGATGCGCGCGTTCGGCGAGCAATTATGTGTTTATAAGCCGCCGGTCGATCTGAAGACGGTCGCGCCACTGCACAACAAGCGCTCGAACGGCGAGTTGGAGATTGTGCTCAACTTCATCACGCCGCACCAGAAATGGGGCATCCACTCGACCTATACCGATAATCTCCTGATGCTGACGCTCAATCGCGGCGGACCAGTGGTTTGGATTTCCGAAAAGGACGCCCAGCGCGCCGGCATCGTCGATAATGATTGGATCGAGGTCTTCAACGCCAATGGTGCGCTCACGGCGCGCGCAGTGGTTTCGCAACGTGTGAAAGAGGGGATGACCCTCATGTATCACGCGCAAGAGAAGATCGTGAACACACCCGGCTCTGAGCTGACCGGTCAACGCGGCGGCATCCACAATTCGGTGACGCGCACGGTGCTGAAGCCCACGCACATGATCGGCGGTTACGCGCAGCTGGCCTATGGCTTCAATTATTACGGCACCGTCGGCGCCAATCGCGACGAGTTCGTCATCATCCGCAAAATGAAGAAGGTCGATTGGCTGGAACAGCCGCTCGCCGCGAAGGGGAGCCGCTGA
- the narH gene encoding nitrate reductase subunit beta gives MKVRAQIGMVLNLDKCIGCHTCSVTCKNVWTSREGVEYAWFNNVETKPGVGYPREWENQKRWNGGWERTRGGKLQPKMGPKWRILAKIFANPDLPEIDDYYEPFDFDYAHLQTAPEMQAFPTARPRSQISGQRMEKIEWGPNWEEILGGEFEKRSKDANFENVQKDIYGQFENTFMMYLPRLCEHCLNPTCVAACPSGAIYKREEDGIVLIDQDKCRGWRMCVSACPYKKIYYNWSSGKSEKCTFCYPRIEVGQPTVCSETCVGRIRYLGVILYDADRIEQAASVDEKDLYDAQLGVFLNPHDPAVIAQARADGVPEAWIEAARRSPVYKMAMEWKVAFPLHPEYRTLPMVWYVPPLSPIQSAAAMGAIEHDGVMPDVRSLRIPVKYLANMLTAGEEAPVVTALERMLAMRSYMRAKTIDGVIDHGVAERVGLTAAAIDEMYQIMAIANYEDRFVIPTTHREGAEDAYQLRGSCGFSFGNQASGGRTELGLFGPTKNSKAKNPMEA, from the coding sequence ATGAAAGTTCGCGCTCAAATCGGCATGGTGCTCAATCTCGATAAGTGCATCGGCTGCCACACCTGCTCCGTCACCTGCAAGAACGTCTGGACCAGCCGCGAAGGCGTTGAATACGCCTGGTTCAACAACGTCGAAACCAAGCCGGGTGTCGGCTATCCGCGCGAATGGGAAAACCAGAAGCGTTGGAATGGCGGCTGGGAACGGACGCGTGGCGGCAAGCTGCAGCCGAAGATGGGGCCGAAATGGCGTATTCTGGCGAAAATCTTCGCCAACCCCGATCTGCCCGAGATCGACGATTATTACGAGCCGTTCGATTTCGACTACGCGCATCTGCAAACAGCCCCGGAAATGCAGGCGTTTCCAACCGCGCGGCCGCGCTCACAGATCAGCGGCCAGCGCATGGAAAAGATCGAATGGGGTCCCAATTGGGAGGAGATTCTTGGCGGTGAGTTCGAGAAGCGCTCAAAGGACGCCAATTTCGAGAACGTCCAAAAGGATATCTACGGGCAGTTCGAAAACACTTTCATGATGTACCTGCCGCGTCTGTGCGAGCACTGCCTCAATCCAACCTGCGTGGCGGCGTGTCCTTCGGGCGCGATCTACAAGCGCGAGGAAGACGGCATCGTTCTGATCGATCAGGACAAGTGCCGCGGCTGGCGCATGTGCGTGTCGGCGTGCCCCTACAAGAAAATCTATTACAATTGGTCGAGCGGCAAATCCGAGAAGTGCACGTTCTGCTATCCGCGCATCGAAGTCGGGCAGCCGACCGTGTGCTCGGAAACCTGCGTCGGCCGTATTCGCTACCTTGGCGTGATCCTCTATGATGCCGATCGCATCGAGCAGGCGGCGAGCGTCGACGAAAAGGATCTCTACGACGCCCAACTCGGCGTCTTCCTTAATCCGCACGATCCGGCGGTGATCGCACAAGCGCGCGCCGATGGCGTGCCGGAAGCGTGGATCGAGGCGGCGCGTCGCAGCCCGGTCTATAAGATGGCGATGGAGTGGAAGGTCGCCTTCCCGCTCCATCCGGAATATCGCACGCTGCCAATGGTCTGGTACGTACCGCCGCTTTCACCGATCCAATCGGCGGCGGCGATGGGCGCGATCGAGCATGACGGCGTGATGCCGGACGTCCGCTCCTTGCGGATTCCGGTGAAGTACCTCGCCAACATGCTGACGGCTGGTGAAGAGGCGCCGGTCGTCACCGCGCTCGAGCGTATGCTCGCCATGCGCTCCTACATGCGGGCCAAGACGATCGACGGCGTAATCGATCATGGCGTCGCCGAACGCGTCGGGCTGACGGCCGCCGCCATTGACGAGATGTATCAGATCATGGCCATTGCCAATTACGAAGATCGCTTCGTCATCCCCACCACGCATCGCGAAGGCGCCGAAGACGCCTACCAGCTGCGCGGGTCATGCGGCTTCAGCTTCGGCAACCAGGCGTCAGGCGGGCGCACGGAGCTGGGTCTCTTCGGTCCAACGAAGAACAGCAAAGCCAAGAACCCGATGGAGGCGTGA
- the narJ gene encoding nitrate reductase molybdenum cofactor assembly chaperone, which translates to MANTYRAFAILLSYPTTDNAALMPAVLETLAAEKIAPRKLVRDLTPLAFELSRDDLYEAQARYVDLFDRTRSLSLQLYEHVHGESRDRGQAMVELLNLYSAHGLELTAKELPDHLPVFLEFLSTQPQAEAAALLGQAAHVLEALRERLNKRQSIYARVFDVLVAVVEADRNPEAVKALLQEPDDNPDDLEALDKAWAEEQVTFGPDQVGCPKAEALLGRMKESAA; encoded by the coding sequence ATGGCCAATACCTATCGTGCGTTCGCAATCCTGCTGAGCTATCCCACAACCGACAACGCGGCGCTGATGCCGGCGGTGTTGGAAACGCTGGCGGCGGAGAAGATCGCGCCGCGCAAACTCGTGCGCGACCTGACGCCGCTCGCCTTCGAGCTTTCGCGCGACGACCTCTACGAGGCGCAAGCGCGCTACGTCGATTTGTTCGATCGCACCCGTTCGCTTTCGCTGCAGCTCTACGAGCACGTGCACGGGGAAAGCCGCGATCGCGGCCAGGCGATGGTGGAGTTGCTGAACCTCTATTCGGCGCATGGCCTGGAGCTGACCGCAAAGGAATTGCCGGATCACTTGCCGGTGTTCCTGGAGTTTCTCTCAACGCAGCCGCAAGCCGAAGCGGCGGCGCTTCTGGGGCAAGCGGCGCACGTGCTGGAGGCGCTGCGCGAACGTCTGAACAAGCGCCAATCCATCTATGCGCGTGTGTTCGATGTGCTGGTTGCCGTCGTCGAGGCGGACCGCAACCCGGAAGCCGTCAAGGCGCTGTTGCAGGAGCCAGACGACAATCCGGATGATCTCGAAGCGCTCGATAAGGCATGGGCCGAAGAACAGGTGACGTTCGGCCCGGATCAAGTGGGCTGTCCTAAAGCCGAGGCGTTGCTCGGGCGCATGAAGGAGAGCGCAGCATGA
- the narI gene encoding respiratory nitrate reductase subunit gamma encodes MMDWLNQAVFGYYPYIALAVLVIGSILRFDREQYTWRTGSSQLLRRRQLVLGSILFHLGILAIFAGHFVGLLTPLVVWEALGVTHGAKQMLAIVAGGVAGVFCLAGGLLLLHRRLFDPRIRANSSFGDTAILAILLMQLCLGLATIPISLEHRDGEEMVKFMHWAQGIFTFQPGAANYVADAHWIFKAHLTLGLTILLVFPFTRLVHMLSAPIWYLNRRGWQIVRSKKLAARSAR; translated from the coding sequence ATGATGGATTGGCTCAATCAAGCGGTCTTCGGCTATTATCCCTACATCGCGCTCGCCGTACTTGTGATCGGCTCGATCCTACGGTTTGACCGCGAGCAATACACGTGGCGCACGGGCTCATCGCAATTGTTGCGGCGCAGGCAATTGGTGCTCGGCTCGATATTGTTTCACCTGGGCATCCTGGCGATCTTCGCAGGTCATTTCGTGGGCTTGCTGACGCCGCTTGTCGTGTGGGAGGCGCTGGGCGTGACCCATGGCGCCAAGCAAATGCTCGCCATCGTGGCGGGTGGTGTCGCGGGCGTGTTTTGCCTCGCTGGCGGCCTTCTGCTGCTGCACCGGCGCCTGTTCGACCCGCGTATCCGCGCCAATTCAAGCTTCGGCGACACCGCGATCCTGGCGATCCTGCTGATGCAATTGTGCCTAGGCCTTGCGACCATTCCGATTTCGCTAGAGCACCGTGACGGCGAGGAGATGGTGAAATTCATGCACTGGGCGCAAGGCATCTTCACCTTCCAACCCGGCGCCGCCAACTACGTTGCTGACGCGCATTGGATATTCAAGGCGCACCTGACGCTCGGGCTCACGATCCTGCTCGTGTTTCCATTCACGCGGCTGGTGCACATGCTGTCGGCGCCGATCTGGTATCTCAACCGACGCGGCTGGCAGATCGTGCGCTCCAAGAAGCTCGCGGCGCGGAGCGCACGATGA